The genomic region TGAAATTGCACGGCGAGCCAGCGGCCCGGCGCCTGGCGCGCCGCCGCGCCGGAGCCCGGGAGCGAGGCCAGGGACGGCCTGGACGCCTGGATGCCGCACGCGCCCAGAACCGTGGCAGAGAGCGCGACGGCGAGCCAGCCGAGACGAGACCTGGTGCTGTACATGAGCCATGAGGATATCGTCTTCTTAGCCCCGATTTTTGCTTGCCTTAAACCAACCTTTACCTCACGACGGGTTCGGTCGGCCGGTGAACCGCTTCAAGCAAGGCGACGGCTTCGGCCAGGCCGTCGCGCGCCCGCAGCGCTTCGCCCGTGGCCGCGGCCCGAGCCGCCAGCGCCGGATCGGCGCACGCTTCCTCGATCGCGGCGGCCAGGCGGGGAGCGGTGAGCTTGCCGATCGGGATGGGCTCGGGAGCGATCCCGCGTTGCCGGACCTGGAATCCCCAGAAGTACTGGTCGAGCACGTGGCAAACCACGACTTGCGGCCGACCCGACCGGGCGGCCGCCGCGGTGGTGCCCGCCCCGCCGTGATGGACGATGGCCGCGCAGCGCGGGAAGAGGTCGGCGTGCGGTACCGCGCCGATGGCCAGGCAAGTCGCCGGCAGGGCGACGTCCCGCCCCAGGCCGGCCCACCCGGCCGAGATCACGGCCCGGACTCCCGCCGTCTCGGCCGCCGCGACGATCAGCTTCGTCCGGGCGACCGCGTCCTTTGCCGTCATGCTGCCGAAACCCACGTACACGGGCGGTGGGCCGGCTGCCAGGAAGGCCGCGAGGTCCGGCGGCAAGGGTGCGGGATCGTCGAGCCACCAGTAGCCCGTCACCGTGTGCGGCAGATCCCAATCAGGCAAGGGCCCCGCGACCGCCGGGTCGAATGCCATCAGCAGGTGCGCCTCCGCTCGCAAGTGCGTCGTGAAGCCGCGGATAGGCGGCAAGCCCAGGCGCTTGCGCCCCCGGTTGACCTGACGCCCGAACACGGTGTCGAAGGTCGCCGAGAAGACGCCCCACGCGATGCTTCGCGCCCAGCGAGGCAAGCGCTGCCAGGACACGAAGATCGGCGGAAAGGCGTCGTTGCGCACCCAGGTTGGCTGCAGGATCGCCAGGAAGCACGGGATGCCTGCCGCCCGGGCGACGCTGGGACCGGCGGGCAGTGCCCCGTTACCCACCAGGAGGTCGGCGCCGCGGCACGCCTCTTCCACGACGGCGAACTGCGCCGCGAGGAGTTCCGCCACGACGGGCAACGTCAATGCCGCGAGGGGCCG from Candidatus Tanganyikabacteria bacterium harbors:
- a CDS encoding glycosyltransferase family 1 protein yields the protein MKVVVAGVGSRGDMQPLFALALALRERGHEVAMAGPPDFTAWAAGLGLPYREMGASFEANVRDVQELAERRPLAALTLPVVAELLAAQFAVVEEACRGADLLVGNGALPAGPSVARAAGIPCFLAILQPTWVRNDAFPPIFVSWQRLPRWARSIAWGVFSATFDTVFGRQVNRGRKRLGLPPIRGFTTHLRAEAHLLMAFDPAVAGPLPDWDLPHTVTGYWWLDDPAPLPPDLAAFLAAGPPPVYVGFGSMTAKDAVARTKLIVAAAETAGVRAVISAGWAGLGRDVALPATCLAIGAVPHADLFPRCAAIVHHGGAGTTAAAARSGRPQVVVCHVLDQYFWGFQVRQRGIAPEPIPIGKLTAPRLAAAIEEACADPALAARAAATGEALRARDGLAEAVALLEAVHRPTEPVVR